The proteins below come from a single Gammaproteobacteria bacterium genomic window:
- a CDS encoding aminotransferase class V-fold PLP-dependent enzyme, translated as MTLSAPTASKLAGHWTLDPAVVFLNHGSFGACPRAVLDYQQSLRARIERQPVEFFVRDLEGLLDEARAALAGFVGCQAADLAWLPNITAGVNAVLRSQQFSPGDELLVTNHEYNACRNILDFVARRDDAIVVVADIPFPTAGSDEVHAAVMQQVSTRTRLALLDHVTSQTGLIMPLETLIPALQEHGVRTLVDGAHAPGMIELELEKLGADYYAANCHKWVCAPKGAGFLYVATERQAQVRPAVISHGANTTRTDRSRFLVEFDWPGTWDPTAVLSVPQALGHIASLLPGGWAAVRRHNHDLVVRGRELICDALGIAPPCPAQMLGSLAALPLPDSEAPASASPLYGDPLQLELLQRWSIEVPLIPWPAHPRRLLRISAQLYNDISQYEALADALRQLFPAAD; from the coding sequence GTGACGTTGTCAGCACCCACCGCAAGCAAACTTGCCGGGCACTGGACGCTGGACCCTGCGGTGGTTTTTCTCAATCACGGCTCGTTTGGCGCCTGTCCTCGCGCAGTACTCGACTATCAGCAGTCATTACGGGCTCGCATCGAACGCCAGCCGGTGGAATTTTTCGTGCGTGACCTGGAAGGCCTGCTGGACGAGGCGCGCGCGGCGCTGGCCGGGTTTGTCGGCTGTCAGGCAGCTGACCTCGCCTGGCTGCCCAATATCACCGCCGGCGTCAATGCGGTGTTGCGTTCGCAGCAATTCTCGCCGGGCGACGAGTTGCTGGTCACGAATCACGAATACAACGCCTGCCGCAATATCCTGGATTTTGTCGCCCGCCGTGACGACGCTATTGTTGTCGTAGCCGACATCCCCTTTCCGACAGCGGGTTCCGACGAAGTCCACGCCGCCGTCATGCAGCAGGTTTCAACTCGTACAAGGCTGGCACTGCTCGATCACGTTACCAGTCAGACCGGGCTGATCATGCCGCTGGAAACATTGATCCCTGCGCTGCAGGAGCACGGCGTGCGGACGCTGGTGGACGGCGCCCATGCCCCCGGCATGATCGAGCTCGAGCTGGAGAAGCTCGGGGCTGATTACTACGCGGCCAATTGTCACAAGTGGGTTTGCGCGCCGAAAGGGGCCGGCTTCCTTTACGTCGCCACGGAGCGACAGGCGCAGGTTCGACCCGCGGTGATCAGTCACGGCGCAAACACCACGCGCACCGATCGTTCGCGTTTCCTGGTGGAGTTCGACTGGCCCGGCACCTGGGATCCAACCGCGGTGCTCAGCGTGCCGCAGGCGCTCGGGCACATTGCCTCGTTGTTACCGGGTGGCTGGGCGGCCGTGCGCCGCCACAATCATGACCTGGTCGTTCGCGGGCGCGAGCTGATCTGCGATGCTTTGGGCATTGCCCCGCCCTGCCCGGCACAGATGCTGGGTTCACTGGCTGCCTTGCCGTTACCGGACAGTGAGGCACCGGCCTCTGCCTCACCGCTGTATGGCGACCCGCTACAGCTCGAACTGTTGCAACGCTGGAGCATCGAGGTGCCGCTCATACCGTGGCCGGCACACCCGCGACGGCTACTGCGCATATCAGCCCAGCTTTACAACGATATTTCGCAGTACGAAGCGCTCGCTGACGCGCTGCGGCAACTGTTCCCGGCGGCGGACTGA
- a CDS encoding adenine phosphoribosyltransferase yields the protein MTLEQLRELIRDVPDFPRAGVIFKDITPLLAHAPAFRRTVDMLRERLESHPIDCLLAIESRGFIFAAPVAASMGLPLQLIRKPGKLPHQTVSVSYELEYGSDALEMHVDAIDKGKRCAIIDDVIATGGSAEAAAKLVAENGGDLVCCAFVIELAFLAGRNRLDGYQVESLIRYDG from the coding sequence ATGACTCTCGAGCAACTGCGGGAGCTTATTCGTGACGTTCCCGATTTCCCCAGGGCCGGCGTTATTTTCAAGGACATCACTCCGTTACTGGCGCATGCACCGGCTTTTCGCCGTACGGTCGATATGCTGCGCGAGCGGCTCGAATCACATCCGATCGACTGCCTGCTGGCCATTGAATCGCGTGGGTTCATTTTTGCCGCCCCGGTTGCCGCCAGCATGGGCCTGCCGCTGCAGCTGATTCGCAAGCCCGGCAAGCTGCCGCACCAGACCGTCAGCGTCAGTTATGAGCTGGAGTACGGCAGCGATGCGCTGGAAATGCATGTCGACGCCATCGATAAGGGCAAACGCTGTGCCATCATTGATGACGTTATCGCGACCGGCGGCTCGGCAGAAGCGGCAGCGAAGCTGGTAGCCGAAAACGGCGGCGACCTGGTCTGTTGTGCCTTCGTCATCGAACTTGCGTTTCTTGCCGGGCGTAACAGGCTCGACGGTTATCAGGTCGAAAGCCTGATTCGCTACGACGGCTGA
- a CDS encoding sulfotransferase, with translation MPWQTSLDPEQLQLTAARRTGLTDFGGASWRDGFERLCSSLEDEAQLTPTGRLAARNHLLQLLANRLQLQAERQRNSYLRGQNIDAPVLITGLPRSGSTLLHELMAQDPAIRVPFTWEVMLPCRLPGQPEREMQRRIDRTDRMLRWVDRLAPQFKSVHAIGARLPQECIAITAHQFASVEFHTTFNVPGYQSWLDQQDGMAAAQYHRQFLQHLQAANDRGRWILKAPAHLYTLPALARVYPGARFVYTRRDPEQVAASIASHGVILRNAFSDAVDAAAVAGFWMRWWAEGWRRGESFRQHNAVLLIDYETLVADPLAAVGSLYEQLGLPLTADSENRMRQYLAANPQGKFGRHRYSLQQFGLDPATIRDSFGA, from the coding sequence TTGCCGTGGCAAACCTCGCTGGATCCGGAACAGCTGCAACTGACAGCTGCACGCAGGACAGGGCTGACAGATTTTGGCGGAGCGTCATGGCGCGACGGTTTCGAGCGCCTGTGCAGCTCGCTGGAAGACGAGGCGCAGCTCACGCCGACAGGGCGACTCGCCGCGCGTAATCACCTGCTGCAGTTACTGGCTAACAGGCTGCAGCTTCAGGCGGAGCGGCAACGCAACAGCTACCTGCGCGGGCAAAATATCGATGCGCCGGTGCTCATCACCGGCCTGCCGCGCTCTGGCAGCACGCTGCTTCACGAGCTGATGGCGCAGGATCCTGCGATACGGGTGCCGTTCACCTGGGAAGTGATGCTGCCGTGTCGCCTGCCCGGACAACCAGAGCGGGAGATGCAACGTCGCATCGACCGCACTGACCGCATGCTGCGCTGGGTCGACCGGCTGGCACCACAGTTCAAATCGGTACACGCCATTGGCGCACGGCTACCGCAGGAATGCATCGCCATTACGGCGCACCAGTTTGCCAGCGTGGAATTTCATACGACATTCAATGTGCCCGGATACCAGTCATGGCTGGACCAGCAGGACGGTATGGCGGCGGCGCAGTATCACCGCCAGTTTCTGCAGCATCTGCAGGCAGCCAACGATCGTGGCCGCTGGATACTGAAGGCTCCGGCACATCTCTACACGCTGCCCGCTCTGGCTCGCGTTTATCCCGGTGCCCGCTTTGTCTACACCCGCCGCGACCCGGAACAGGTGGCCGCATCGATTGCCAGTCACGGGGTGATTTTGCGTAACGCTTTCAGCGACGCGGTCGATGCTGCGGCAGTTGCCGGATTCTGGATGCGCTGGTGGGCAGAGGGCTGGCGCCGCGGTGAAAGCTTTCGCCAGCACAATGCCGTGCTGCTAATCGACTATGAGACCCTTGTAGCGGATCCGTTGGCCGCGGTTGGCAGCCTGTACGAACAACTGGGCCTGCCGCTGACGGCAGATAGCGAGAACAGGATGCGCCAATACCTGGCCGCCAACCCACAGGGCAAGTTTGGCCGGCATCGGTATTCGCTGCAGCAATTCGGGCTCGACCCAGCGACAATTCGTGACAGCTTTGGCGCGTGA